One Algibacter sp. L3A6 genomic region harbors:
- a CDS encoding succinylglutamate desuccinylase/aspartoacylase family protein — protein sequence MPELRNNILTILGEDIGPGESREVNFDVANLHTSTPVNVPVIISRAKKPGPIVLFTAGIHGDEVNGVEIVRQLIAKGINKPKIGTIICIPVINVFGFINLKREFPDGRDLNRVFPGSPTGSLAGRVAFKLVNEILPHVDIILDFHTGGSGRFNAPQLRYTKEDVELNNLAKAFGAPFVLYSKNLSKSFRTTCYKLGKPLLLFEGGKSNHIDDAVTSSGVNGSKRVLKYLGMLGVNFKSAAPRKSTIFIDDSKWQRAKFSGMFKASVAIGSYVDKRDVLGNIMDPYGKFDYVVKAPNSGYIINVNESPIVYQGDALFHISTTLKH from the coding sequence ATGCCAGAATTACGCAACAACATTTTAACTATTTTAGGTGAAGATATAGGTCCGGGAGAGAGTAGAGAGGTTAATTTTGATGTAGCTAATTTACATACCTCAACACCTGTAAATGTACCGGTTATAATTTCGCGTGCTAAAAAACCTGGTCCAATTGTGCTTTTTACGGCTGGAATTCATGGTGACGAAGTAAATGGTGTTGAAATTGTTAGACAACTTATTGCTAAAGGGATCAATAAACCGAAAATAGGAACCATAATTTGTATTCCGGTTATTAATGTTTTTGGGTTTATAAACTTAAAACGAGAATTTCCTGATGGTCGCGATTTAAACCGTGTATTCCCTGGAAGTCCAACGGGATCGTTAGCGGGGCGTGTAGCCTTTAAATTGGTGAATGAAATTTTGCCACACGTCGATATTATTTTGGATTTTCATACGGGTGGTTCTGGTCGATTTAACGCACCGCAACTGCGTTACACAAAGGAAGATGTTGAGCTTAATAACTTAGCGAAGGCCTTTGGGGCTCCTTTTGTTTTGTATTCTAAAAATTTATCGAAATCTTTTAGAACGACTTGTTATAAATTAGGGAAGCCTTTGTTGCTTTTTGAAGGTGGAAAATCTAACCATATCGATGATGCCGTAACAAGTTCTGGAGTAAATGGATCTAAACGTGTATTGAAATATTTAGGGATGCTTGGTGTTAATTTTAAAAGTGCAGCGCCTAGAAAAAGCACCATTTTTATAGATGATAGTAAATGGCAAAGGGCTAAGTTTTCAGGGATGTTTAAAGCTTCTGTAGCTATTGGGTCTTATGTGGACAAGCGTGATGTATTGGGTAATATTATGGATCCTTACGGGAAGTTTGACTATGTTGTGAAAGCGCCAAACTCTGGATATATTATTAATGTAAATGAATCTCCTATTGTATATCAGGGTGATGCTTTGTTTCACATCTCTACAACCTTGAAACATTAA
- a CDS encoding lipoprotein signal peptidase: protein MSLKKSILLIVILLLIDQISKIYIKTNFALHDNVEVFSWFKIYFIENDGMAWGTKISDFASFIDDRSAKIALTLFRVFAIFGIGYWLVDATKKQSSKILITAIALIFAGALGNIIDSVFYGVLFEDSMNQVATFLPETGGYDSLLHGKVVDMLYFPLFQVNLPEWLPLYGGQRFNFFEPVFNVADMAISTGFLMLIVFNKKAFSKD, encoded by the coding sequence ATGTCTTTAAAAAAATCTATCCTACTTATCGTTATCCTATTATTAATCGATCAGATTAGTAAAATATACATCAAAACCAATTTCGCACTTCACGATAATGTTGAGGTCTTTAGTTGGTTCAAAATATATTTTATAGAAAACGATGGAATGGCTTGGGGCACAAAAATTAGTGATTTCGCTTCTTTTATAGACGATAGGTCTGCAAAAATCGCTTTAACCTTATTTAGAGTTTTTGCTATTTTCGGTATTGGTTATTGGCTTGTAGATGCTACTAAAAAGCAAAGTTCTAAAATATTAATTACAGCTATTGCTTTAATTTTTGCTGGTGCTTTAGGTAATATTATAGATTCAGTATTTTATGGTGTTTTATTTGAAGACAGCATGAACCAAGTAGCGACGTTTTTACCAGAAACAGGTGGATATGACAGCTTATTACATGGCAAGGTGGTAGACATGCTTTATTTCCCCTTATTTCAAGTAAATTTACCAGAATGGCTGCCTTTATATGGCGGACAACGCTTTAATTTCTTTGAACCTGTTTTTAACGTAGCCGATATGGCTATAAGTACAGGTTTTCTAATGCTTATTGTATTCAATAAAAAAGCGTTCAGCAAAGATTAA
- a CDS encoding ATP-dependent zinc protease, giving the protein MSKKILGRTDVLNFPALGLFNIDVKMDTGAYTSAIHCTEIIEENNVLKCGFSSDVHQNFGDTEIVFTEFSRTNVKSSNGFKENRYKVKSDVVIFGKTYKINLTLSTRSDMKYPVLIGRQFLKQKFLIDVDLEQVSFKMKKQ; this is encoded by the coding sequence ATGAGTAAAAAGATTTTAGGTAGAACCGATGTTTTAAATTTTCCGGCATTAGGTTTGTTTAATATTGATGTGAAAATGGATACCGGTGCTTATACGTCGGCAATACATTGTACGGAAATAATTGAAGAAAATAATGTGCTAAAATGTGGTTTTAGTAGTGATGTACATCAAAATTTTGGTGATACGGAAATTGTGTTCACTGAATTTTCACGAACTAATGTGAAAAGTAGTAACGGTTTTAAGGAAAATAGATATAAAGTAAAATCTGATGTGGTAATCTTTGGTAAAACATACAAGATTAACTTAACTTTAAGCACGAGAAGCGATATGAAATATCCGGTGTTGATTGGAAGACAATTTTTAAAACAAAAATTTTTGATCGATGTGGATTTGGAACAAGTTTCTTTTAAAATGAAAAAACAATAA
- the rimK gene encoding 30S ribosomal protein S6--L-glutamate ligase → MNIVILSRNAELYSTDRLVEEGKKRGHKIEVIDPLKCDLIIEKENPTIFYKDRYLDYVDAIIPRIGTSVTFFGCAVVRQFEMMGVFTTVTSDAIIRSRDKLRSFQRLSKAGIGMPKTVFTNYSRDVERVIKHVGGTPVIIKLLEGTQGLGVVLAETKNAAESVLEAFNGLQARALVQEYISEAKGADLRALVVDGQVVGAMKRQGKEGEFRSNLHRGGSAEIVKLNHDELKVAMNAATALKLPVCGVDMLQSERGPLLLEVNSTPGLEGIEAATGRNIAKNIIVYIEKNTK, encoded by the coding sequence ATGAACATAGTAATTTTATCGCGTAATGCGGAACTGTATTCGACTGATCGCTTGGTGGAAGAAGGAAAAAAAAGAGGTCATAAAATCGAGGTTATAGACCCGTTGAAGTGTGACCTTATTATTGAAAAGGAAAATCCAACGATTTTTTATAAAGATCGATATTTAGACTATGTTGATGCTATTATACCTAGAATTGGAACTTCGGTTACCTTTTTTGGTTGTGCTGTAGTGCGTCAGTTTGAAATGATGGGCGTTTTTACTACCGTAACATCGGATGCGATTATTCGTTCTCGTGATAAATTGCGTAGTTTCCAGCGTTTATCTAAAGCAGGAATTGGTATGCCTAAAACGGTATTTACTAATTATTCTCGTGATGTAGAGCGTGTTATTAAACATGTTGGAGGAACACCGGTTATTATTAAGCTTTTGGAAGGTACTCAAGGTTTAGGCGTGGTTTTAGCTGAAACTAAAAATGCTGCAGAATCTGTTTTAGAGGCTTTTAATGGTTTACAGGCTCGTGCGTTGGTACAAGAATATATATCGGAAGCTAAAGGTGCAGATTTACGTGCTTTAGTTGTAGATGGCCAAGTGGTTGGTGCTATGAAACGCCAAGGTAAAGAGGGAGAGTTTAGATCTAATTTACACCGTGGCGGATCGGCTGAAATTGTAAAGCTTAATCACGATGAGTTAAAGGTGGCTATGAATGCAGCTACGGCCTTAAAACTGCCTGTTTGTGGAGTAGATATGTTACAATCGGAACGTGGTCCATTACTGTTAGAGGTGAATTCTACGCCTGGTTTAGAGGGTATTGAAGCTGCTACTGGACGAAATATTGCAAAAAATATTATTGTTTATATTGAAAAAAACACGAAATAA
- the ileS gene encoding isoleucine--tRNA ligase — translation MSAKFPEYKGLDLPNVADQILNYWQENNIFEKSVTTREGKKPFVFFEGPPSANGLPGVHHVLARAIKDIFPRYKTMKGYQVKRKAGWDTHGLPIELGVEKELGITKEDIGKTISVEDYNAACRKAVMRYTDVWNDLTQKMGYWVDMDDPYVTYEPKYMETVWWLLKEIYTKNLMYKGYTIQPYSPKAGTGLSSHEVNQPGAYQDVTDTTIVAQFKAVESTLPDFLQNEGDIHFTAWTTTPWTLPSNTALTVGPKIDYVLVETYNQYTFKPMNVILAKALVNKQFDGKFKRVEEKSALLEYKDGDKKIPYFVVKEFIGKDLVGIKYEQLLPYALPNDNPENAFRVIAGDFVTTEDGTGIVHTAPTFGADDALVAKQAVPEIPPMLVKDENDNLVPLVDLQGRFRPEMQEFGGKYVKNEYYNDGEAPERSIDVELAIKLKEENKAFKVEKYKHSYPHCWRTDKPILYYPLDSWFIKVTDIKGRMHELNTGINWKPKATGTGRFGNWLANANDWNLSRSRYWGIPLPIWRTEDGKEEICIGSVGELKAEMQKAVTAGVLAKDIFEEFEVGNNSEENYAKIDLHKNIVDEITLVSANGQPMKRESDLIDVWFDSGSMPYAQWHYPFENKEKIDENKSFPADFIAEGVDQTRGWFYTLHAIATMVFDSVAYKNVVSNGLVLDKNGQKMSKRLGNAVDPFETLGKYGADATRWYMIANANPWDNLKFDLEGIEEVKRKFFGTLYNTYSFFQLYANLDNFNYSEADIPLNERPEIDRWILSELHTLIQKVDAFYADYEPTKAARAISDFTQDYVSNWFVRLSRRRYWKGDYQQDKISAYQTLYTCMETIAKLGAPIAPFFMDKLYLDLNSVTKKESFESVHLSNFPVFDENFVDKSLENKMESAQIISSLVLSLRAKEKIKVRQPLQKIMIPINSESQKNEILAVADLIKSEVNVKEIEVLEDASDILVKQIKPNFKVLGPRFGKDMKAVAQLVNNFTASDIKNIEQNGILEVEVNGKNITLERTDVEITSQDIEGWLVANDGALTVALDVTISEELRKEGIARELINRIQNLRKDSGFEVTDRIDVTFQKDENIVKAVEANLAYIKSETLTNELKIIDKLEDGIEIAFDEVNTRLSIQKN, via the coding sequence ATGAGCGCTAAATTTCCTGAATACAAAGGACTTGACTTACCAAATGTTGCAGACCAGATCTTAAACTATTGGCAAGAAAATAACATATTTGAAAAAAGTGTAACCACAAGAGAAGGCAAAAAACCTTTCGTGTTTTTTGAAGGGCCACCTTCAGCAAACGGATTACCTGGTGTACACCATGTTTTAGCACGTGCTATTAAAGATATTTTTCCACGATATAAAACCATGAAAGGCTACCAAGTTAAGCGTAAAGCTGGTTGGGACACACACGGTTTACCTATTGAATTAGGTGTAGAAAAAGAATTAGGAATTACCAAAGAAGATATTGGTAAAACTATTTCTGTAGAAGATTATAATGCAGCCTGTAGAAAAGCAGTAATGCGCTATACAGATGTTTGGAACGACCTCACTCAAAAAATGGGTTATTGGGTAGATATGGACGATCCATACGTTACTTATGAACCTAAATACATGGAAACAGTTTGGTGGCTATTAAAAGAAATATACACTAAAAACTTAATGTATAAAGGCTATACCATTCAGCCTTACTCGCCAAAAGCAGGTACAGGTTTAAGTTCGCACGAAGTTAACCAACCTGGAGCTTACCAAGATGTAACAGATACAACCATTGTTGCTCAGTTTAAAGCAGTAGAAAGCACCTTGCCAGATTTTTTACAAAACGAAGGCGATATACATTTTACAGCATGGACTACAACACCTTGGACTTTACCGTCTAATACAGCGTTAACAGTTGGTCCAAAAATAGATTACGTTTTAGTTGAAACTTATAACCAATACACATTCAAACCTATGAATGTTATTTTGGCAAAAGCTTTAGTTAACAAACAATTTGATGGAAAATTTAAACGCGTTGAAGAAAAATCAGCACTTTTAGAATATAAAGATGGTGATAAAAAAATACCATATTTCGTTGTAAAAGAATTTATAGGTAAAGACCTTGTTGGTATTAAATACGAACAATTATTACCATACGCCTTACCGAACGATAATCCAGAAAATGCTTTTAGAGTTATTGCTGGAGATTTTGTAACCACAGAAGACGGAACCGGGATTGTACATACAGCTCCAACCTTTGGTGCAGACGATGCCTTGGTTGCAAAGCAAGCCGTACCAGAAATTCCTCCAATGTTGGTGAAAGATGAAAACGACAACTTAGTACCACTAGTAGATTTGCAAGGTCGTTTTAGACCAGAGATGCAAGAGTTTGGTGGTAAATATGTTAAAAACGAATACTATAACGATGGTGAAGCTCCAGAACGCTCTATAGACGTTGAATTAGCGATTAAATTAAAAGAAGAAAACAAAGCCTTTAAGGTTGAAAAATATAAGCACAGTTACCCACATTGCTGGCGTACCGATAAACCAATTCTATATTACCCATTAGATTCTTGGTTTATTAAGGTAACCGATATTAAAGGCCGCATGCACGAGTTAAACACAGGTATTAACTGGAAACCAAAAGCAACCGGAACAGGCCGTTTTGGAAACTGGTTAGCAAATGCAAACGACTGGAATTTATCTCGCTCACGTTACTGGGGAATTCCGTTACCAATTTGGAGAACTGAAGATGGTAAAGAGGAAATCTGCATAGGTTCTGTTGGAGAACTAAAAGCAGAAATGCAAAAAGCAGTTACAGCAGGTGTGCTAGCTAAAGATATTTTTGAAGAGTTTGAAGTTGGAAACAATTCCGAAGAAAACTACGCGAAAATAGATTTACATAAAAATATAGTTGATGAAATTACTTTAGTTTCAGCAAACGGACAACCAATGAAACGTGAAAGCGATTTAATTGATGTTTGGTTCGATTCTGGCTCTATGCCATATGCACAATGGCACTACCCTTTTGAAAATAAAGAAAAAATTGACGAAAATAAATCGTTCCCAGCAGATTTTATAGCAGAAGGTGTCGATCAAACTCGTGGATGGTTTTATACGCTTCACGCTATAGCTACTATGGTTTTCGATTCTGTAGCCTATAAAAATGTAGTCTCTAACGGATTGGTATTAGACAAAAACGGTCAAAAAATGTCTAAACGTTTAGGTAACGCCGTAGATCCATTTGAAACTTTAGGAAAATATGGTGCCGATGCTACGCGTTGGTACATGATTGCTAATGCAAATCCATGGGACAATTTAAAATTCGATTTAGAAGGTATAGAAGAAGTAAAACGTAAATTCTTCGGAACACTTTACAACACCTACTCTTTCTTTCAGCTTTATGCTAATCTTGATAATTTCAACTATAGCGAAGCCGATATTCCTTTAAACGAACGTCCAGAAATTGACAGATGGATTCTTTCAGAATTACACACTTTAATTCAGAAAGTAGATGCTTTTTATGCAGATTACGAGCCTACAAAAGCAGCCAGAGCTATTTCCGATTTCACACAAGATTACGTAAGTAACTGGTTTGTGCGCTTAAGTAGAAGACGTTACTGGAAAGGAGATTACCAACAAGATAAAATTTCGGCATACCAAACACTTTACACCTGTATGGAAACTATTGCGAAATTAGGCGCACCAATTGCACCGTTCTTTATGGATAAATTATACTTAGATTTAAATTCAGTAACCAAAAAAGAATCTTTTGAGAGTGTACACCTATCAAACTTCCCAGTATTCGACGAGAATTTTGTTGATAAGTCTTTAGAGAACAAGATGGAAAGCGCTCAAATTATTTCATCATTAGTGCTTTCATTACGTGCAAAAGAAAAAATAAAAGTAAGACAACCGCTACAAAAAATAATGATTCCTATTAATAGTGAATCTCAAAAGAATGAAATATTAGCAGTTGCAGACCTTATAAAATCTGAGGTTAATGTAAAAGAAATTGAAGTTTTAGAGGACGCTTCGGATATTTTAGTAAAACAAATAAAACCAAACTTTAAAGTTCTTGGCCCTCGTTTTGGAAAAGACATGAAGGCTGTTGCGCAATTAGTTAATAACTTCACTGCTAGTGATATAAAAAACATTGAGCAAAATGGTATTTTGGAAGTCGAAGTGAATGGAAAAAATATTACCTTAGAACGTACAGATGTCGAAATAACATCTCAAGATATCGAAGGGTGGCTAGTTGCAAACGACGGTGCTTTAACGGTAGCTTTAGATGTAACCATTTCTGAAGAATTACGTAAAGAAGGTATTGCGAGAGAGTTAATCAATCGTATACAAAATTTACGAAAAGATTCAGGTTTTGAAGTAACCGATCGTATAGATGTTACTTTTCAAAAAGACGAAAATATTGTAAAGGCTGTAGAAGCAAACCTTGCGTATATTAAGTCTGAAACACTAACTAACGAATTAAAAATTATTGATAAATTAGAAGATGGTATAGAAATTGCTTTTGATGAAGTAAATACCAGATTGTCTATCCAAAAAAACTAA
- a CDS encoding TraR/DksA family transcriptional regulator, producing the protein MAENTVRYSDADLAEFKVLIAEKIKKAQHDLALIQSAYMNDHSNGTEDTSPQFKAFDEGSAVMSKESNSQLAIRQEKFIRDLKNALIRIENKTYGICRVTGKLINKKRLELVPHATLSIEAKNMQQ; encoded by the coding sequence ATGGCAGAAAATACTGTAAGATATTCGGATGCTGATTTAGCAGAGTTTAAAGTGCTAATAGCCGAAAAAATAAAAAAAGCACAACACGATTTAGCACTTATACAAAGTGCGTATATGAACGACCATAGCAATGGAACTGAAGATACATCGCCACAATTTAAAGCCTTCGATGAAGGTAGTGCTGTAATGAGTAAGGAATCTAACTCACAATTGGCTATCCGTCAAGAAAAATTTATACGCGATTTAAAAAATGCTTTAATCCGTATTGAAAATAAAACTTACGGTATCTGTAGAGTTACAGGGAAACTGATAAACAAAAAACGTTTAGAGCTTGTGCCACATGCTACATTAAGTATCGAGGCTAAAAACATGCAACAATAG
- a CDS encoding 5-formyltetrahydrofolate cyclo-ligase gives MTKNELRKTYKNLRNDLSVNQIDDFSLAIANQLLKLPVWNASFYHVFLAIEEHKEVNTDYILNILSGKDKNILISKSDFKTGGMQHFLLTDNTVIKKNNYNIPEPVDGIEILDDKVEVVFIPLLAFDTLGNRVGYGKGFYDRFLTKCKPETIKIGLSFFEASAEITDVYESDVRLDYCVTPERVYEF, from the coding sequence ATGACTAAAAATGAATTACGAAAAACATATAAAAATCTTAGAAACGATCTATCTGTAAATCAAATAGACGATTTTAGTTTAGCTATTGCTAATCAGCTTTTAAAATTGCCTGTTTGGAATGCTTCTTTCTATCATGTTTTTCTAGCTATCGAAGAACATAAGGAAGTAAACACCGATTATATTCTGAATATTTTATCGGGAAAGGATAAAAACATTTTAATTTCTAAAAGCGATTTTAAAACTGGTGGTATGCAGCATTTTTTGTTAACCGATAACACGGTTATTAAAAAAAACAACTACAATATTCCTGAACCTGTTGATGGTATCGAGATTTTAGATGACAAGGTTGAAGTAGTGTTTATTCCGCTTTTAGCTTTTGATACACTTGGTAATCGTGTTGGTTATGGTAAAGGTTTTTACGATCGGTTTTTAACCAAATGTAAACCTGAAACTATTAAAATAGGCTTGTCTTTTTTTGAAGCTTCCGCCGAAATTACCGATGTTTATGAAAGTGATGTGCGCCTAGATTATTGCGTAACACCAGAGCGTGTTTATGAGTTTTAG
- the uvrC gene encoding excinuclease ABC subunit UvrC, with protein MDTPDLDIQLKTLPNQPGVYQYFDKDDTIIYVGKAKNLKKRVTSYFTKTHDNGKTRVLVKKIANIKHIVVDTETDALLLENNLIKKYKPRYNVLLKDDKSYPWICIKNERFPRVFSTRRVFKDGSDYFGPYTSGKTVYTLLDLIKGLYSLRTCNFNLSQEKVNSGKYKVCLEYHLGNCKGPCENRETEAQYNKNIVAIKEILKGNFKDSLQQFKQQMRDLADNMQFEEAHKMKEKIQVLENYQAKSTIVNPKISNVDVFSIMSDEGYGYINFLQLSYGSIIRSHTLEIKKKLDETDQELLELAITEIRQRFDFNSKEIYVPFKVNIGENLKVTVPQLGDKKHILDLSLRNAKYFRMERFKQIKIVDPDRHANRVMAQMKADLRLSEEPRHIECFDNSNIQGTNPVAACVVFKNGKPSKKDYRNFNIKTVVGPDDFASMEEVVYRRYKRLVEEEQPLPQLIIIDGGKGQLSSALKSLDALGLRNTIAIIGIAKRLEELFYPDDPIPLYLDKKSETLKIIQQLRNEAHRFGIEHHRNKRSKSALNTELETIPGIGDKTIVELLKHFKSAKRVANAKLDELEDVVGVSRASKIYTFYHEKET; from the coding sequence ATGGATACCCCTGATTTAGACATACAATTAAAGACCCTACCAAATCAACCTGGTGTTTATCAATATTTTGATAAAGATGATACCATAATTTACGTTGGCAAAGCCAAAAACCTTAAAAAAAGGGTTACCTCCTATTTCACTAAAACCCACGATAACGGTAAAACCCGCGTGTTGGTCAAAAAAATAGCCAACATAAAGCACATTGTGGTCGATACCGAAACCGATGCGCTTTTACTGGAGAACAACCTGATAAAAAAGTATAAACCACGATACAATGTTTTATTAAAAGATGATAAATCGTACCCATGGATTTGCATAAAAAACGAACGTTTCCCACGAGTGTTTTCCACACGACGTGTTTTTAAAGACGGCAGCGATTATTTTGGACCATACACCAGCGGCAAAACCGTTTACACACTTTTAGATTTAATAAAAGGTCTTTACAGTTTACGCACCTGTAACTTTAACCTATCTCAAGAAAAAGTAAATTCTGGCAAGTATAAAGTCTGTTTAGAATATCATTTAGGCAACTGCAAAGGCCCTTGTGAAAACCGCGAAACCGAAGCGCAATACAACAAAAACATAGTAGCGATAAAAGAAATTTTAAAAGGAAACTTCAAAGACTCCTTACAGCAGTTTAAACAGCAAATGCGTGATCTAGCCGATAACATGCAGTTTGAAGAAGCACATAAAATGAAGGAGAAAATTCAGGTTTTAGAAAACTATCAAGCTAAATCTACCATTGTAAATCCAAAAATTAGTAATGTAGATGTGTTCTCTATAATGAGTGACGAAGGCTATGGTTATATCAATTTTTTACAGCTATCCTACGGTTCTATAATTCGCTCGCATACTTTAGAAATTAAAAAGAAGCTAGACGAAACCGACCAAGAATTACTAGAACTCGCAATTACCGAAATTAGACAACGTTTCGATTTTAATTCTAAAGAAATTTACGTGCCCTTTAAAGTTAATATAGGCGAAAACTTAAAAGTTACAGTACCCCAATTAGGCGATAAAAAACACATTTTAGATCTATCACTTCGGAATGCTAAGTATTTCCGAATGGAGCGTTTTAAACAAATAAAAATAGTAGATCCAGACAGGCATGCCAACAGAGTTATGGCACAAATGAAAGCCGACTTACGTCTTTCTGAAGAACCTCGCCACATTGAATGTTTCGATAACTCGAACATACAAGGAACAAACCCTGTAGCCGCTTGCGTTGTATTTAAAAATGGTAAGCCTAGCAAAAAGGATTATCGAAATTTTAATATAAAAACCGTAGTTGGCCCAGACGATTTTGCTTCTATGGAAGAGGTTGTATACCGTCGTTACAAACGTTTAGTTGAAGAAGAACAACCTTTACCACAACTAATAATAATAGATGGTGGAAAAGGACAACTATCTTCAGCATTAAAAAGTTTAGACGCATTAGGCTTACGAAATACTATTGCTATTATAGGAATTGCAAAACGTTTAGAAGAATTATTCTATCCAGACGATCCAATTCCCTTATATTTAGATAAAAAAAGTGAAACTCTAAAGATAATTCAGCAATTACGAAATGAAGCCCACCGTTTTGGTATTGAGCATCACCGTAATAAACGTAGTAAATCGGCTTTAAATACCGAGCTTGAAACCATTCCGGGTATTGGCGATAAAACTATTGTAGAATTATTAAAACATTTTAAATCGGCAAAACGTGTAGCAAATGCTAAACTAGATGAGTTAGAAGATGTTGTTGGCGTATCTCGAGCCTCAAAAATTTACACCTTTTATCACGAAAAGGAGACTTAA